One region of Termitidicoccus mucosus genomic DNA includes:
- a CDS encoding aldo/keto reductase, which produces MQYKTLGNTGLLVSEICLGTMTFGGRGFWTAIGTLDQSVADGIVTRALDAGINFIDTADVYSEGLSEEITGRAIVNSGRKRSDVVLATKVFGATGPGPNDRAASRGHIMDGVKASLKRLGTDYIDLYQIHGLDTLTPVEETVRALDDLVRQGHVRYVGVSNWAAWNIMKALGIADRHGWTRLATLQAYYTIAGRDLEREIVPLLEAEKLGLMVWSPLAGGLLSGKFDREGNGPEGSRRATFDFPPVNKDRAFACIDVMRGIAGARGVSVARIALAWVLHRPFVMSVIIGAKNIGQLDDNIAATEIKLTADELRQLDQVSALPPEYPGWMIERQGVGRRPE; this is translated from the coding sequence ATGCAATACAAAACACTCGGCAACACCGGCCTCCTCGTCTCTGAAATCTGCCTCGGCACCATGACCTTCGGCGGACGCGGCTTCTGGACCGCCATCGGCACCCTCGACCAGTCGGTCGCGGACGGCATCGTCACCCGCGCGCTCGACGCCGGCATCAACTTCATCGACACGGCCGACGTTTACTCCGAGGGCCTCTCGGAGGAAATCACCGGCCGCGCCATCGTGAACTCGGGCCGCAAACGCTCCGATGTCGTCCTCGCCACCAAGGTCTTCGGCGCGACCGGTCCCGGTCCCAACGACCGCGCAGCCTCGCGCGGGCACATCATGGACGGGGTCAAGGCCAGCCTGAAGCGCCTCGGCACCGACTACATCGACCTCTACCAGATCCACGGCCTCGACACGCTCACGCCCGTCGAGGAAACCGTGCGCGCGCTCGACGACCTCGTGCGGCAGGGCCACGTGCGCTACGTCGGCGTTTCCAACTGGGCGGCGTGGAACATCATGAAGGCGCTCGGCATCGCCGACCGTCACGGCTGGACGCGCCTCGCCACGCTCCAGGCCTACTACACCATCGCGGGCCGCGACCTGGAGCGCGAAATCGTGCCGCTGCTCGAAGCCGAAAAACTCGGCCTCATGGTCTGGAGCCCGCTCGCCGGCGGCCTGCTCTCGGGCAAGTTCGACCGCGAGGGCAACGGTCCCGAGGGCTCCCGGCGCGCGACCTTCGATTTTCCGCCGGTCAACAAGGACCGCGCCTTCGCCTGCATCGACGTCATGCGCGGCATCGCCGGCGCGCGCGGCGTGTCGGTGGCGCGCATCGCGCTCGCGTGGGTGCTGCACCGGCCCTTCGTCATGTCGGTCATCATCGGGGCGAAAAACATCGGGCAACTCGACGACAACATCGCCGCGACCGAAATCAAACTCACCGCCGACGAACTCCGCCAACTCGACCAAGTGAGCGCCCTCCCGCCCGAATATCCCGGCTGGATGATCGAGCGCCAGGGGGTTGGCCGGCGCCCGGAATAA
- a CDS encoding flavin reductase family protein, protein MKPPENPLREFPLEKAFQWFEPGPVVLVSTAHRGKANIMTMSWHMVVEFSPQIACVVSPGNHTFAALRATRECVISIPGADLARTVVDIGNCSGREVDKFAAFGLTALPASSVRAPLIAECLAGLECRVADTRLVGKYSLFVLDGVKAWTNPRRKNRKTFHAVGDGTFVVDGRALNLKKRMTKWPEFI, encoded by the coding sequence ATGAAACCTCCCGAAAATCCGCTGCGCGAGTTTCCACTGGAAAAAGCCTTCCAGTGGTTCGAGCCCGGTCCGGTCGTGCTCGTGTCCACCGCCCACCGCGGCAAGGCCAACATCATGACCATGAGCTGGCACATGGTCGTGGAGTTCTCGCCGCAGATCGCCTGCGTCGTCAGCCCGGGCAACCACACCTTTGCCGCCCTGCGCGCGACCCGCGAATGCGTCATCTCGATCCCCGGCGCCGACCTCGCCCGCACGGTGGTCGATATCGGCAACTGCTCGGGCCGGGAGGTGGACAAGTTCGCGGCCTTCGGGCTCACCGCCCTGCCCGCCTCGTCCGTGCGTGCGCCGCTCATCGCCGAATGCCTCGCCGGCCTCGAATGCCGCGTGGCCGACACGCGCCTCGTCGGCAAATACAGCCTCTTCGTGCTCGACGGCGTGAAGGCCTGGACCAACCCGCGGCGCAAAAACCGCAAGACCTTCCACGCCGTCGGCGACGGCACCTTCGTCGTGGACGGCCGCGCGCTGAACCTGAAAAAGCGGATGACCAAATGGCCCGAATTCATCTGA
- a CDS encoding NAD(P)-dependent alcohol dehydrogenase: MSKPTVTAVPKRAYAAQSTTTPLAPLTISRRDPLPDDVVIEILYCGVCHSDLHQARGEWGNTVYPCVPGHEIVGRVTRVGPKVVKFKEGDLAAVGCMVDSCRTCPSCQRGLEQYCENGCTLTYNGADKHLGGMTYGGYSESVTVDQAYVLRVPANLDLAATAPLLCAGITTYSPLRHWKVGPGQKVGIVGIGGLGHMGVKFAHALGAHTVVLTTSPGKVADAVRLGADEVIISTDPEQMKKHARSFDFILDTVSAVHDINALFNLLKLDATLTQVGVPASPLGVAVFNLILPRRNFAGSGIGGIAETQEMLDFCSEHNIVSDIELIRIQQINEAYERLLKSDVRYRFVIDMASLKE, encoded by the coding sequence ATGTCCAAACCAACCGTCACCGCCGTCCCCAAACGGGCCTATGCCGCCCAGTCCACCACCACCCCGCTCGCCCCCCTCACGATCTCGCGCCGCGATCCGCTGCCGGATGACGTCGTCATCGAAATCCTCTACTGCGGCGTCTGCCACTCCGACCTCCACCAGGCCCGCGGCGAATGGGGCAACACGGTCTATCCCTGCGTGCCCGGCCACGAGATTGTCGGGCGCGTCACCCGCGTCGGCCCCAAGGTCGTGAAATTCAAGGAAGGCGACCTCGCCGCCGTCGGCTGCATGGTGGACTCGTGCCGCACCTGCCCGAGCTGCCAGCGCGGTCTTGAGCAATATTGCGAGAACGGCTGCACGCTCACTTACAACGGCGCGGACAAGCACCTCGGCGGCATGACCTACGGCGGCTATTCCGAAAGCGTCACGGTGGACCAGGCGTATGTCCTGCGCGTGCCGGCCAACCTCGACCTCGCCGCCACCGCGCCGCTGCTCTGCGCCGGCATCACCACGTATTCGCCGCTGCGCCACTGGAAAGTCGGCCCCGGCCAGAAGGTGGGCATCGTCGGCATCGGCGGGCTCGGCCACATGGGAGTCAAATTCGCCCACGCCCTCGGCGCGCACACCGTGGTGCTGACCACCTCGCCGGGCAAGGTCGCGGACGCCGTCCGCCTCGGCGCCGACGAGGTCATCATCTCGACCGATCCGGAACAGATGAAAAAGCACGCCCGCAGCTTCGACTTCATCCTCGACACCGTGTCCGCCGTCCACGACATCAACGCCCTCTTCAATCTCCTCAAGCTCGACGCCACGCTGACGCAGGTCGGCGTGCCGGCCTCGCCTCTCGGCGTGGCGGTGTTCAACCTGATCCTCCCTCGCCGCAACTTCGCCGGCTCCGGCATCGGCGGCATCGCCGAGACGCAGGAGATGCTCGATTTCTGCTCCGAGCACAACATCGTGAGCGACATCGAGTTGATCCGCATCCAGCAGATCAACGAAGCCTACGAGCGCCTCCTGAAGAGCGACGTCCGCTACCGCTTCGTCATCGACATGGCCTCGCTGAAAGAATGA
- a CDS encoding AraC family transcriptional regulator has product MTLLSECASSVVNCQRMPGKLVFASHGRPWRDLLVKIYTLQQIEDGVIIPSVAEPFVVWVLSGDAVIEERELDGAWTANHVRAGDFYLTTSPTPYELRWKAVGSERLEVMHLYLGLPLFRQAAREVLGKAGRRASLREVSGRHDPVLSAFLEQLHREITAPPGRPSMLFVQGIAQSVAVHLVRHYADTKTAGAGGGLRGGRLPASSLRRITDYMEAHLDEEFRLDGLAREAGMSKFHFCRLFNKTTGHSPSRYFIRLRMERARRLLRETRRSVIEIGLDVGYTSPSHFAQVFQRETGMPPSEYRRRE; this is encoded by the coding sequence ATGACCCTCCTGTCTGAATGCGCGTCGTCGGTGGTGAATTGTCAGCGGATGCCGGGAAAGCTGGTCTTCGCCAGCCACGGGCGGCCCTGGCGCGACTTGCTGGTGAAAATCTACACGCTGCAACAAATCGAGGACGGCGTGATCATCCCGTCGGTGGCCGAGCCATTTGTCGTGTGGGTATTGTCGGGCGACGCCGTGATCGAGGAACGGGAACTGGACGGCGCATGGACCGCCAATCATGTGAGGGCGGGTGATTTTTATCTGACCACCTCGCCGACTCCCTACGAGTTGCGCTGGAAGGCGGTCGGCAGCGAGCGGCTGGAGGTCATGCACCTGTATCTCGGGCTGCCGTTGTTCCGGCAGGCGGCGCGGGAGGTGCTGGGCAAGGCGGGCCGGCGGGCGAGCCTGCGCGAGGTTTCCGGCCGGCACGATCCGGTGCTGTCGGCCTTTCTGGAGCAGTTGCATCGCGAGATCACGGCGCCGCCGGGCCGGCCGAGCATGCTTTTCGTGCAGGGCATCGCGCAGAGCGTGGCCGTGCATCTGGTGCGGCATTACGCCGACACGAAGACCGCCGGGGCGGGCGGCGGATTGCGCGGCGGGCGTTTGCCGGCGTCCAGTTTGCGCCGGATCACGGATTACATGGAGGCGCATCTGGACGAGGAGTTCCGGCTCGACGGGCTGGCGCGCGAGGCGGGGATGAGCAAGTTTCATTTTTGCCGCCTGTTCAACAAGACGACCGGGCACAGCCCGTCGCGGTATTTCATCCGGCTGCGCATGGAGAGGGCGCGGCGGCTGTTGCGGGAGACGCGCCGGAGCGTGATCGAGATCGGGCTCGATGTGGGCTACACCAGCCCGAGCCATTTCGCGCAGGTTTTCCAGCGGGAAACCGGGATGCCGCCGAGCGAATACCGCCGGCGCGAGTGA
- a CDS encoding tetratricopeptide repeat protein: protein MWIALLVFCAPRICAQDAPAAAGDGKSYFEPAPDDDGTVVKLPTYRVVEQRILPPPESWLYTAIPGFEVLSNASRRGTRAFLDDFVRFQAALSVVWPAFAGGKSTRTPTLMIICGKTGAYESLGLQAEEADAGIYGRAFFVEDDERSAIVIDYNYIIFDENSVFSLEPDREDENAGLGSTVGQTGYGPISDPFKTLYNQYTRFRLRRLLGKKAPPPWFEEGMARLIETMDFSGKRIEFGKLDESKFITSPYESMDNLAQAAANDGEIGSGINHDLGLAIMGRKAGILQNRGNPLLPMAKLLAPDAKPTKAWSNQCYLFAHMCLYGNRKEYQRGFIKLAMRSLSEPVTEELFKQCLGTSYKKMGVKLREYLATGWHYAQIYEPSARGADFFAGIAKVEPRDATQAEIGRVKGEVLRLGGRPVESRDAFIIPYLRGERDPALLASLGLLESLENREDRALKFLDAAAKAKAERPRAYLELAKLRLRKTEAATGAPDGPLDDAQVDYILEPLLAARGQPPPMTGVYSLIGDVLLRAEQPPDAARLEIMLEGVRHFPNDGVLIYKAALLYANHGDPERARTLIGHGLKISINARYSAELEKLRARLPGGDRPKTGAPP from the coding sequence GTGTGGATCGCGCTCCTTGTTTTTTGCGCGCCGCGGATTTGCGCGCAGGACGCGCCGGCGGCGGCCGGCGACGGCAAAAGCTATTTCGAGCCGGCGCCGGACGACGACGGGACCGTCGTGAAGCTTCCGACCTACCGGGTCGTCGAGCAGCGCATCCTGCCGCCGCCGGAGTCGTGGCTCTACACGGCGATTCCGGGCTTTGAGGTGCTCTCCAACGCCTCCCGGCGCGGCACCCGCGCGTTTCTGGACGACTTTGTCCGCTTCCAAGCGGCGCTGAGCGTCGTATGGCCGGCGTTTGCGGGCGGGAAAAGCACGCGCACGCCGACGCTCATGATAATATGCGGGAAAACCGGCGCGTATGAATCGCTCGGCCTGCAGGCGGAGGAGGCTGACGCCGGAATCTATGGCAGGGCCTTCTTTGTGGAGGACGACGAGCGCTCCGCCATTGTCATTGATTACAATTATATAATTTTCGACGAGAACTCGGTTTTCAGCCTGGAGCCGGACCGGGAGGACGAGAATGCAGGTCTCGGCTCAACAGTGGGGCAGACCGGCTACGGCCCCATCTCCGATCCTTTCAAGACGCTCTATAATCAATACACCCGATTCCGCCTGCGCCGCCTGCTGGGGAAAAAGGCCCCGCCGCCATGGTTCGAGGAGGGCATGGCCCGGTTGATAGAGACGATGGATTTTTCGGGCAAACGCATAGAATTCGGCAAGCTGGACGAATCGAAGTTTATAACCAGCCCTTACGAGTCGATGGACAATCTCGCCCAAGCCGCCGCCAATGACGGCGAGATAGGGAGTGGCATCAACCATGATCTCGGGCTGGCTATAATGGGCCGCAAGGCAGGCATTCTCCAAAATCGGGGGAATCCCCTGCTGCCGATGGCCAAGCTCCTCGCCCCCGATGCCAAGCCCACCAAGGCGTGGTCGAACCAGTGTTATTTATTCGCCCACATGTGCCTGTATGGAAACCGGAAGGAATACCAGCGCGGTTTTATAAAACTGGCGATGCGCTCGCTCAGCGAGCCTGTCACCGAGGAATTGTTCAAGCAATGCCTTGGAACTTCCTACAAAAAAATGGGCGTCAAACTGCGCGAATACCTGGCGACAGGCTGGCATTATGCGCAAATCTACGAGCCGTCGGCGCGCGGGGCCGACTTTTTCGCCGGCATCGCCAAGGTCGAGCCGCGCGACGCCACGCAGGCGGAAATCGGGCGCGTCAAGGGCGAGGTGCTGCGGCTCGGCGGCCGCCCCGTCGAGTCGCGGGACGCGTTTATCATTCCGTATCTGCGCGGCGAGCGCGACCCGGCCCTGCTCGCCTCGCTCGGCCTGCTGGAAAGCCTGGAAAACCGCGAGGACCGCGCGCTCAAGTTTCTGGACGCGGCGGCGAAGGCCAAGGCCGAGCGGCCGCGCGCCTACCTGGAGCTCGCCAAACTCCGCCTTCGGAAAACCGAGGCCGCCACGGGCGCCCCCGACGGCCCGCTCGACGACGCCCAGGTTGATTACATATTGGAGCCGTTGCTGGCCGCGCGCGGGCAGCCGCCGCCGATGACCGGCGTGTATTCGCTCATCGGCGATGTTTTGCTGCGCGCCGAACAGCCGCCGGACGCGGCACGGCTGGAAATCATGCTGGAGGGCGTCCGGCATTTCCCGAACGACGGCGTGCTGATTTACAAGGCCGCGTTGTTATATGCAAATCACGGCGATCCGGAGCGGGCGCGGACGCTGATCGGACACGGGCTGAAAATCTCGATAAACGCCAGATACAGCGCGGAGCTGGAAAAATTGCGGGCCCGCCTGCCCGGTGGCGACAGGCCGAAAACAGGCGCGCCGCCCTGA
- a CDS encoding UvrD-helicase domain-containing protein, with protein sequence MSFYADLHIHSKYSRATSGDLDFYHLALWAKKKGVRVVGTGDFTHPAWIAAIKDELVPAEPGLFRLRDDLEAAVNAEIGPCAAADAPVRFLLEVEISTIYKQGDKVRKVHHLLYAPDIASAERMTGRLARIGNIASDGRPILGLNSRDLLEICLEAGEGCYLVPAHIWTPWFSVFGSKSGFDRLDECYGDLSSHIFALETGLSSDPPMNWQISMLDGYRLVSSSDAHSPGNLGREASRFDCAMDYFAIRDALATGRGYAGSVEFFPEEGKYHMDGHRACNFRCEPAESRRLGNKCPVCGAPLTLGVHYRVLELADRAEPQKPAGAAPFRSFIPLPEILGELHGTGSKSKTVRAAWEQAIARLGPELDILGDLPPGEIDRAASPLLAEAIRRMRAGEVIREGGFDGEYGVIRVFKPGELETAKSAALLFDLPEPDVSQKKTKTAKNAAPISSGKPGEPLAASSGLTPEPESPAPSVSSVAPCEKNAFPLLAGLDPDQRAAAAIVSGPLLIIAGPGTGKTRTLTHRIAHLIADHDAAPESCLAITFTRRAAGEMRERLEQLLPDGRGARVPVTTFHALGLLILREQQEKLGLGAPLRVAGEREAFALAREALGVSAADTRRLLADRASIPAAYIQALRARGLVDFDDLIALTVDLLAADPALAAHYRARWPHLSIDEYQDVDERQYRLVQHLTGAEEFSILDSRFGRHVASLGTIGELPLPPASGVAAPSIENRESKIENSSSLCAIGDPDQAIYGFRGTDVRFFQQFQADHPGARVVQLTRNYRSARLIVEAALQAVAPTTLVRDRALRAQNADATRLTLRECGTDRAEAEFVVATIERLVGGTSLTSFDTGRVATAATPPASAAAPAHYAFNDIAVLYRTDAQTPPLVDALARSGIPFQKRAHGPLAAHATVQALIDQIKILPPGAPLAERLAQAAAALARAEQPDADLRAIADALRPLAEKHGADLDAFQSELALGADVDLHDARAERVSLLTLHAAKGLEFRVVFLVGCEDGLLPHRFGYGDDAAETDIAEERRLFFVGLTRAKERLFLSHARRRHWQGALRDRYPSPFLRDIRDTLLDRQREAAPAAPRPRQLDLF encoded by the coding sequence ATGTCGTTCTACGCCGACCTGCACATCCACTCCAAATACTCCCGGGCCACCAGCGGAGACCTCGATTTCTACCACCTCGCGCTCTGGGCCAAAAAAAAGGGCGTCCGCGTCGTCGGCACCGGCGATTTCACCCACCCCGCCTGGATCGCCGCGATCAAGGATGAACTCGTGCCCGCCGAGCCCGGCCTCTTCCGCCTGCGCGACGACCTCGAAGCCGCCGTCAACGCCGAGATCGGCCCCTGCGCCGCCGCCGACGCGCCGGTCCGCTTCCTCCTCGAGGTGGAAATCTCCACCATCTACAAGCAGGGCGACAAGGTCCGCAAGGTCCACCACCTCCTCTACGCGCCCGACATCGCCAGCGCCGAGCGCATGACCGGCCGCCTCGCCCGCATCGGCAACATCGCCTCCGACGGGCGCCCCATCCTCGGGCTCAACTCGCGCGACCTGCTCGAAATCTGCCTCGAAGCCGGCGAAGGCTGTTACCTCGTCCCCGCGCACATCTGGACGCCGTGGTTCAGCGTCTTCGGCTCCAAGTCCGGCTTTGACCGCCTCGACGAATGCTACGGCGACCTCTCTTCGCACATCTTCGCACTCGAAACCGGCCTCTCCTCCGACCCGCCGATGAACTGGCAGATTTCGATGCTCGACGGCTACCGGCTCGTCTCCAGTTCCGACGCGCACTCGCCCGGCAATCTCGGGCGCGAGGCCAGCCGCTTCGACTGCGCGATGGATTATTTCGCCATCCGCGACGCCCTCGCCACCGGCCGCGGCTATGCCGGCTCCGTCGAATTTTTTCCCGAAGAGGGCAAATATCACATGGACGGGCACCGGGCCTGCAACTTCCGTTGCGAGCCGGCGGAATCGCGCCGCCTCGGCAACAAATGCCCCGTCTGCGGCGCCCCGCTCACGCTCGGCGTGCATTACCGCGTGCTCGAACTCGCCGACCGCGCCGAACCGCAAAAACCCGCCGGGGCCGCGCCCTTCCGCAGCTTCATCCCGCTGCCGGAAATTTTGGGAGAGCTCCACGGGACCGGCTCGAAAAGCAAAACCGTGCGCGCGGCCTGGGAGCAGGCCATCGCCCGGCTCGGCCCGGAACTCGATATTCTCGGCGACCTGCCACCCGGCGAAATCGACCGTGCCGCCTCGCCGCTCCTGGCCGAGGCGATCCGCCGCATGCGCGCCGGCGAGGTCATCCGCGAAGGCGGCTTCGACGGCGAATACGGCGTCATCCGCGTGTTCAAACCGGGCGAGCTCGAAACCGCCAAATCCGCCGCCCTGCTCTTCGATTTGCCCGAGCCGGACGTTTCGCAAAAGAAAACGAAGACAGCGAAAAACGCAGCTCCGATTTCGTCCGGGAAACCCGGCGAGCCATTGGCCGCCTCCTCCGGCCTGACTCCGGAACCGGAATCCCCAGCCCCCTCCGTTTCCTCCGTTGCCCCCTGTGAAAAAAACGCCTTCCCCCTTCTCGCCGGCCTTGATCCCGACCAGCGCGCCGCCGCCGCCATCGTCTCCGGCCCGCTGCTCATCATCGCCGGTCCCGGCACGGGCAAAACCCGCACGCTCACGCACCGCATCGCGCACCTCATCGCCGACCACGACGCCGCGCCGGAATCCTGCCTAGCCATCACCTTCACCCGCCGCGCCGCCGGCGAAATGCGCGAACGCCTCGAGCAACTTCTCCCCGACGGACGCGGCGCCCGCGTGCCGGTGACGACCTTCCACGCGCTCGGCCTGCTCATCCTCCGCGAACAACAGGAAAAACTCGGCCTCGGAGCTCCGCTCCGCGTGGCAGGCGAGCGCGAGGCATTCGCCCTCGCCCGCGAGGCGCTCGGAGTCTCCGCCGCCGACACCCGCCGCCTGCTCGCCGACCGCGCCTCCATTCCCGCCGCCTACATCCAGGCGCTGCGCGCCCGCGGCCTCGTGGATTTCGACGACCTCATCGCGCTCACCGTCGATCTCCTCGCCGCCGATCCCGCGCTCGCCGCGCACTACCGCGCCCGCTGGCCGCACCTCTCCATCGACGAATACCAGGATGTGGACGAACGCCAGTATCGACTCGTCCAACACCTGACAGGCGCGGAGGAATTTTCGATTTTGGATTCTCGATTTGGCAGGCATGTCGCTTCGCTCGGAACGATTGGGGAGCTGCCGCTCCCGCCTGCATCCGGCGTGGCAGCGCCTTCAATCGAAAATCGAGAATCCAAAATCGAAAATTCCTCCAGCCTCTGCGCCATCGGCGACCCCGACCAGGCGATCTACGGCTTCCGCGGCACCGACGTGCGTTTCTTCCAGCAATTCCAGGCCGACCATCCCGGCGCGCGCGTCGTCCAGCTCACGCGCAACTATCGCTCCGCCCGCCTCATCGTCGAGGCCGCCCTGCAAGCCGTCGCCCCCACCACGCTCGTGCGCGACCGCGCCCTGCGCGCGCAGAATGCCGACGCCACGCGCCTCACGCTGCGCGAATGCGGCACCGACCGCGCCGAGGCCGAATTTGTGGTCGCAACCATCGAGCGCCTCGTCGGCGGCACCAGCCTCACCTCGTTCGACACCGGGCGCGTCGCCACCGCCGCCACCCCGCCCGCCTCCGCCGCCGCGCCCGCGCACTACGCCTTCAACGATATCGCCGTCCTTTACCGCACCGACGCGCAAACCCCGCCGCTCGTCGATGCGCTCGCCCGCTCCGGCATTCCGTTCCAAAAACGCGCGCACGGCCCGCTCGCCGCGCATGCCACCGTGCAGGCGCTCATCGACCAGATCAAAATCCTGCCGCCCGGCGCCCCGCTCGCCGAACGCCTCGCGCAGGCCGCCGCCGCGCTTGCCCGCGCCGAACAGCCCGACGCCGACCTGCGCGCCATCGCCGACGCGCTTCGCCCGCTCGCCGAAAAACACGGCGCCGACCTCGACGCCTTCCAGAGCGAACTCGCGCTCGGCGCGGACGTGGACCTGCACGACGCCCGCGCCGAGCGTGTATCCTTGCTGACACTACACGCGGCCAAGGGGCTGGAATTTCGCGTTGTCTTTCTCGTCGGCTGCGAAGACGGCCTGCTGCCGCACCGCTTCGGCTACGGCGATGACGCCGCCGAAACCGACATCGCCGAGGAGCGCCGCCTGTTCTTCGTCGGCCTCACGCGCGCGAAGGAGCGTCTTTTCCTTTCCCACGCCCGCCGCCGCCACTGGCAGGGCGCGTTGCGCGACCGTTATCCGTCGCCCTTCCTGCGCGACATCCGCGACACGCTCCTCGACCGCCAGCGCGAGGCCGCGCCAGCCGCGCCGCGCCCGCGCCAGCTTGATCTGTTTTGA
- a CDS encoding FMN-dependent NADH-azoreductase has product MNTENTTPVLLHIDASPRGARSHSRRLGRDFTASWQAAHPGGRVVSRDLGHEPPPFVTEAWVEGAFTPPDGHSPDARQAMAKSDELVDELLSASEIVITTPIYNLSLPAVLKAWIDQISRVGRTFTMGPDGYKGLVGARRTTIIVASGSDFRPGGPNGALNFLEPYLRGVLGFIGLANVRFVYAHSLNDGNPQREASLAEAGTTARQLAAA; this is encoded by the coding sequence ATGAACACCGAAAACACCACACCGGTCCTCCTCCACATCGACGCCAGCCCGCGCGGCGCGCGTTCGCACAGCCGCCGCCTCGGCCGCGACTTCACCGCCTCCTGGCAGGCCGCTCATCCCGGCGGGCGCGTCGTCAGCCGCGATCTCGGCCACGAGCCGCCGCCCTTTGTCACCGAAGCCTGGGTCGAAGGCGCGTTCACGCCGCCCGACGGCCATTCGCCCGACGCGCGCCAGGCGATGGCGAAATCCGACGAGTTGGTGGACGAGCTTTTGTCCGCCTCCGAGATCGTGATCACCACGCCGATCTACAATCTTTCCCTTCCCGCCGTCCTCAAGGCCTGGATCGACCAGATTTCGCGCGTCGGCCGCACCTTCACGATGGGGCCCGACGGTTACAAGGGCCTCGTGGGAGCGCGGCGGACCACCATCATCGTCGCCAGCGGCAGCGACTTCCGTCCGGGCGGGCCAAACGGAGCGCTGAACTTCCTTGAACCTTATCTGCGCGGCGTGCTCGGTTTCATCGGGCTCGCCAATGTGCGCTTTGTCTACGCGCACAGCCTCAACGACGGCAACCCGCAGCGCGAGGCCTCGCTGGCCGAGGCGGGCACCACGGCGCGGCAACTCGCCGCCGCCTGA
- a CDS encoding Rrf2 family transcriptional regulator translates to MSGNSRFASSVHVLAYLAYKEGAATTSAEIASSVDTNPVVVRRLLSTLVKARLVTAHKGAAGGFSLASTPANITLLAIHRAVEPRPDHGLARFAPNHKCPVGARIETILRAAFFKAQSGMEAELARISLEDINQQIKPVCAGKH, encoded by the coding sequence ATGAGCGGCAATTCCAGATTTGCATCCAGCGTGCATGTGCTCGCCTACCTCGCCTACAAGGAGGGGGCGGCGACCACGTCCGCCGAGATCGCGTCGAGCGTGGACACCAATCCCGTCGTTGTCCGCCGTCTGCTCTCCACGCTCGTGAAGGCCCGCCTGGTCACCGCCCACAAGGGAGCCGCCGGCGGTTTCAGCCTCGCCAGCACCCCGGCCAATATCACCTTGCTGGCCATCCACCGCGCCGTCGAGCCGCGGCCCGATCACGGGCTGGCCCGCTTCGCCCCCAACCACAAATGTCCCGTCGGCGCCCGCATCGAGACCATCCTGCGCGCCGCCTTTTTCAAGGCCCAGTCCGGCATGGAGGCCGAACTCGCCCGCATCTCGCTCGAAGACATCAACCAGCAGATCAAACCCGTCTGCGCCGGAAAACACTGA